From Candidatus Neomarinimicrobiota bacterium, the proteins below share one genomic window:
- the bamA gene encoding outer membrane protein assembly factor BamA, which produces MHVKRTITLLILVILALPSLTPAQQESIKILDVTVVGNETASESIIKVNSGFIEGAVLTGPQIQEGINKLWRLRLFSDIKVYVDKETPDGVYLIVSVQEYPRLNEVIYQGNEKLKTKNIEKDIIFIRGQVITPHLINKAVRDLKKMYDDEGYFNAKIDVSTRPAGENIDLIIQIDEGKKVRIRDIDFVGNDNFSDWTLQRQMKETKARTWYRFYVSGKFDEEKFEEDKQKVLEFYRNHGYRDARILGTELKINEDSTRITLEIKLEEGNPYYYGKITFEGNELYSTDFLEKSLESAGIARGEPFRENDFEMGVDLRIRSPYMDTGYLYAQIIPELTPRDKDTLDVHIIIQENEKVYIRRVNIVGNDRTRDFVIRREMRAFPGDVFNREALIRSQSDIFRLNYFSNVVPDIVPVDDEHVDLEITVEEKSSDRANMSMGYSELDGLIGSVGIDIMNLMGRGQQLTTEYQRGQSYQYLNLGFSEPWLMGRPNSIGVNFYYSERGASRYYTYPYDINVIGASLRFGRRFRWPDSYFYGSWSLNLTRKQYTNIDDEATFLAHNPTGLLKTRGNSFIQTISRDSKNRPEFPTAGSTVRFSTKFSGGLLKGHEEFVKNELEVKWWTPIVWKLVLYQNLHFGNINSFGNYAVIPYDERFYMGGAGMVSYTTPLRGYEDRSVGPIRSSSYMLGGKALAKYSLELRVPVSDNPTMYLFGFGETGQIWNEFNEVKMDRMVRSLGIGARIFMPMIGMLGFDVGYGFDNPYDPKGKPNGWKTHFVFGMPF; this is translated from the coding sequence GTGCATGTGAAACGAACAATCACCCTACTTATCCTTGTGATCCTTGCCTTACCCTCTTTAACACCCGCCCAACAGGAATCCATCAAAATCCTGGATGTAACGGTTGTGGGAAATGAAACCGCCTCTGAATCGATTATTAAAGTGAATTCCGGTTTTATTGAAGGTGCCGTCCTGACCGGTCCCCAGATTCAGGAGGGAATTAACAAACTATGGCGGCTCAGGCTCTTTAGTGATATCAAAGTCTATGTCGATAAGGAAACACCCGATGGAGTATATCTTATCGTCAGTGTCCAGGAATACCCCCGTCTGAATGAGGTCATTTACCAGGGGAATGAAAAACTGAAGACCAAAAACATTGAAAAAGATATCATCTTTATTCGCGGACAGGTTATTACTCCTCATCTCATCAATAAAGCGGTTCGGGATTTGAAAAAAATGTACGATGATGAGGGGTATTTTAATGCAAAGATCGATGTCTCCACCCGGCCGGCCGGGGAAAATATCGATTTAATTATCCAGATTGATGAAGGAAAAAAGGTCCGTATTAGGGACATTGATTTTGTGGGGAACGACAATTTCAGCGACTGGACCCTCCAGCGCCAGATGAAAGAAACCAAAGCCCGTACCTGGTACCGCTTTTATGTCTCGGGTAAGTTTGATGAAGAAAAATTTGAAGAAGATAAACAAAAAGTCCTTGAATTTTACCGGAATCATGGTTACCGGGATGCCCGTATACTGGGAACCGAATTAAAAATCAACGAAGACAGCACCCGTATTACCCTTGAGATCAAACTGGAAGAAGGCAATCCCTACTACTACGGTAAGATCACATTTGAAGGGAATGAGCTCTATTCCACGGATTTCCTGGAAAAGAGCCTGGAAAGCGCCGGGATAGCAAGGGGAGAGCCCTTTCGGGAAAACGATTTTGAGATGGGGGTGGATCTGCGTATCCGAAGTCCCTATATGGACACGGGTTATCTCTATGCCCAGATTATTCCCGAACTGACCCCCCGGGATAAAGATACCCTGGATGTACATATCATCATTCAGGAAAACGAAAAAGTGTATATACGCCGCGTGAATATTGTAGGCAACGACAGGACCCGTGACTTTGTGATTCGCCGTGAAATGCGGGCCTTTCCCGGAGATGTATTTAACCGGGAAGCTCTGATTCGCTCCCAGAGTGACATTTTCAGACTGAATTATTTCAGCAATGTGGTGCCGGATATTGTGCCGGTGGATGATGAACATGTGGATCTGGAAATTACCGTCGAGGAAAAATCCAGCGACCGGGCGAATATGTCCATGGGCTACAGCGAACTGGACGGACTCATCGGAAGTGTGGGCATCGATATCATGAACCTGATGGGCCGGGGACAGCAACTGACGACGGAATATCAGCGGGGACAGTCATATCAATATCTGAATCTGGGTTTTTCCGAGCCCTGGCTGATGGGACGGCCCAACTCCATCGGTGTGAATTTCTACTATTCGGAACGGGGAGCCTCACGCTATTACACCTATCCCTATGATATAAACGTAATTGGAGCATCCCTGCGCTTCGGTCGACGTTTCCGCTGGCCGGACAGTTATTTTTATGGCAGCTGGAGCTTAAATCTAACCCGGAAACAGTATACCAATATTGATGATGAAGCGACCTTTCTGGCCCATAACCCTACAGGATTATTGAAAACCAGGGGTAACAGTTTCATCCAGACCATTTCCAGGGACAGCAAAAACAGGCCTGAGTTTCCCACAGCCGGTTCCACCGTGCGGTTCAGCACAAAATTTTCCGGTGGTTTGCTGAAAGGGCATGAAGAGTTTGTGAAAAATGAACTGGAAGTCAAATGGTGGACTCCCATCGTGTGGAAGCTGGTTCTTTACCAAAATCTCCATTTTGGAAACATCAATTCTTTTGGGAATTATGCCGTGATTCCTTACGATGAACGGTTTTACATGGGTGGAGCCGGTATGGTCAGCTACACAACACCTTTGCGTGGCTATGAAGACCGCTCTGTTGGTCCTATCCGCTCATCCAGTTATATGCTTGGGGGAAAAGCCCTTGCCAAATATTCCCTGGAATTGCGTGTCCCCGTCTCTGATAATCCCACCATGTATCTTTTCGGTTTTGGTGAAACAGGTCAGATCTGGAACGAATTCAATGAAGTGAAAATGGACAGGATGGTCCGTAGCCTTGGAATAGGTGCCAGAATCTTCATGCCCATGATCGGAATGCTGGGATTTGATGTTGGATATGGTTTTGATAATCCTTATGATCCAAAGGGTAAACCCAATGGATGGAAAACCCATTTTGTCTTTGGTATGCCCTTTTAA
- a CDS encoding OmpH family outer membrane protein, producing MENPFCLWYALLKKNKLHEEKERIDYMVKRSTLLMIIALILAGVAGLQAQSKIGYIDSEKLLREFDEAVDAMAKLEAESQRLEEEYYAMQERGQKLLDEYESKRFVATEAWKTQKQQEIQKLQEELQNYQMKYFGPDGEIYVKQEEYLGPVMQKINQAIQRVGLDGGYDYIIDASKGTLVFADDKHDLTNTVLYELRKAQK from the coding sequence ATGGAAAACCCATTTTGTCTTTGGTATGCCCTTTTAAAGAAAAATAAATTGCATGAAGAAAAAGAAAGGATTGATTACATGGTGAAACGTTCAACACTTTTAATGATCATTGCCCTTATCCTGGCAGGTGTTGCCGGTTTGCAGGCACAATCCAAAATCGGATACATTGATTCGGAAAAACTGCTGAGGGAATTTGATGAGGCTGTGGATGCCATGGCAAAGCTGGAGGCAGAAAGCCAGCGCCTTGAAGAAGAATATTATGCCATGCAGGAGCGGGGACAAAAACTGCTGGATGAATATGAAAGCAAACGCTTTGTCGCTACGGAAGCCTGGAAAACCCAAAAACAGCAGGAAATTCAGAAGCTCCAGGAAGAACTCCAGAATTATCAGATGAAATATTTCGGTCCCGACGGCGAAATTTATGTTAAACAGGAAGAGTATCTGGGACCCGTGATGCAAAAGATCAACCAGGCCATTCAACGCGTGGGTTTAGACGGGGGATATGACTATATCATCGATGCATCCAAAGGGACCCTGGTTTTTGCAGACGATAAACATGATCTGACAAACACGGTTTTATACGAGCTGCGTAAAGCACAAAAATAA
- the lpxD gene encoding UDP-3-O-(3-hydroxymyristoyl)glucosamine N-acyltransferase, producing MQSEWTLSGIASFLNGTWQGEADLKITGIREIHLAGPGDLTFVANPVYSKYLKTTKASAVIVSRDLQTDFPNLIRVEDPQEAMGKLIPVFLSDRGLQESDRGIHETALIHETAVIGKNVHIGPYSVIGPHCEIGDETTIMAHVTLYDHVIIGKKCTIHAGSVLGSDGFGYTFHKGVFRNIPQRGRVILHDEVEMGAHCTIDRGSLGDTVIGEGCKLDNHVHIAHNVKIGKHCAFAGMSGVAGSAVIGNYCVFGGRVSVNGHIHVADGTQVAAMSGVSKSTKPGEILSGYIARPIHDFRREQAWIRRLPEMGELLNRIKILLKLDKDS from the coding sequence ATGCAGTCTGAATGGACCCTTTCAGGCATTGCTTCTTTCCTGAATGGTACTTGGCAGGGAGAAGCGGACCTTAAAATCACCGGTATCCGGGAGATTCATCTTGCCGGCCCCGGTGATCTGACTTTTGTAGCCAATCCGGTTTATTCCAAATATTTAAAAACAACGAAGGCTTCCGCCGTGATTGTTTCACGGGATTTACAGACGGATTTTCCGAATCTGATCCGTGTTGAAGATCCCCAGGAGGCCATGGGAAAGCTGATCCCTGTATTTTTAAGTGACCGGGGACTTCAGGAATCGGATCGGGGAATTCATGAAACAGCCCTGATCCATGAAACAGCGGTTATCGGGAAGAATGTGCACATTGGCCCATACTCTGTCATCGGACCTCATTGCGAGATCGGGGATGAGACGACCATCATGGCCCATGTAACCCTCTACGATCACGTGATCATCGGGAAGAAATGTACCATTCATGCCGGAAGTGTTTTGGGATCGGATGGTTTTGGGTATACCTTCCACAAAGGTGTATTCAGGAATATTCCCCAGCGTGGACGGGTCATCCTCCATGATGAAGTGGAAATGGGTGCCCACTGCACCATTGACCGGGGAAGTCTGGGAGACACGGTGATTGGTGAAGGATGCAAACTGGATAACCATGTTCATATTGCCCATAATGTAAAAATCGGAAAACACTGCGCCTTTGCCGGGATGTCCGGTGTGGCCGGCAGTGCCGTGATTGGTAATTACTGTGTGTTCGGTGGCAGGGTTTCGGTAAACGGCCATATTCATGTGGCAGACGGGACTCAGGTCGCCGCCATGTCCGGTGTCAGCAAAAGCACCAAACCCGGTGAGATTCTCAGCGGATACATTGCCCGGCCGATTCATGATTTCCGCCGGGAACAAGCCTGGATTCGCCGGCTTCCGGAAATGGGAGAACTCCTGAACCGGATCAAAATTTTGTTAAAGCTGGATAAAGATTCATGA